TATTATTTCAACTGGAGTAAAACGTTTTGAAACAATAGTGTTATGTAATCCATTTCTTTAATAAGAAACGGTAGTAATTTAATTAACAAAATTAAATTAAGAAAATAAATTTATAGCATATTTAGTGTTTTATTATATTTATATGTTTTATCTATCTTATAAATAGATAATTTTATATAACTAAAATTAGTAATTTTCAAGTGTTTTCAATTTTATAAATGAAATGATACAAAAATTTATTTTAATGGTATTTTTAGATATTTATTACAGGAATATTTAAAATTTTTAATAATCGATTAATTAATTATAATGCTAATTATAGCCACTGTGTTAGTGATATGTATGATTTGATATACGGTATACATGCAATACAATCTATGTTAGATAATCATCCGAAACAGATTTTATGTGTGTATGTTATGTGTAGACATAAAGATAAGCGTGTAAAATTATTAATAGAGCAAATAAAAAAAAATAAAATTAACATTTATGAATGTAATCGTAAAAAAATAAATTATCAAGCAGGTCATGACTCACATCAAGGTATTATAGCGAAAATAAATCGGTATTCTTATATGCGAGAAAATAATTTATCTAATTTTTTAATGCAATGTAAAACTCCGCCATTATTATTAGTATTAGATAGAATCACTGACCCCCATAATTTGGGAGCTTGTTTAAGATCCGCTGGAGCCGCTGGAGTTCATATAGTAATTGTGCCTCGTAATCATTCCGTAAATATTAATGCTACGGTCAGGAAAGTTGCGAGCGGCGCCGCAGACCATGTGCCATTTATGCCGGTAACTAATTTAAGTAGGACGCTAAAATTATTACAAAAACATGATATTTGTGTTATTGGAACTGAAATTACATCTAAACGTTTTGTTTTTGATACCAATTTGATTGGTCCATTAGCATTTGTTATGGGTTCTGAAGGATACGGAATGCGTCGTTTAACTAAGAAAAATTGTAATGCATTAATTAGTATACCAATGATGGGATTAACTAAATCGTTAAATGTTTCAGTCGCTACAGGAATATGTTTATTTGAGGCGTTAAGACAACGTAAATTATATAAGGAATTTTTATAATGTAACAAAATTTTGTGCGCAATGTTAATTGCGTTTGAATAAAAGGTTTACAAAAATCAATATTTAAAGGAATTTAAAGTAGTTTACAAAATATTTTGTATATAATAAATTACTTTTATGTAAAAGATTTTAATATAAAGGAAATTAAAATGCGTCATTATGAAATAGTGTTGTTAGTACATCCTGATTACAATGAGCAAATATCTAATATGATTGATCATTATAAAAATATAGTAACTGGCAAATCAGGAACAGTATGTCGTATAGAAAACTGGGGGCGTCGGCAATTAGCATATTCTATCAAAAAACAACATAAAGCATATTATTTATTAATGAATATATCTGTGCCTAAATCAGAAGTTATTGCAGAGTTATATAGTATTTTTCGATTTAATGATGCTATATTGCGCAGTATGATCATCCGAACTAAATATGCAGTTACTGGCTCTTCTTTTATGATGCAAAAGAAAGAAGATATTACAGCAGATCATAGTATTAAAATATAATGATATATATTTTATTATATAAGTATGTTACTATGAGAAATTTAATATATTTTAATGTGTGATTATAAAATAATTATTAATGAAATTTATGTATTTATATTATAAAGAAAGTGTATATATGTTAATTAGTATAATTGTTCCATATATCATTTTTAGAAGTTAATAATATGTTATATAGATTTATAAAATAAATAGGTGAAAATTATTATGGGTCGTTTTACGCGTCATCGTAAGTTTTGTCGTTTTACAGCAGATAAATGTGTGAGTATAGATTATAAAGATCTTGTTTCTATACAACATTCTATTATAGAAAGTGGAAAAATTATTCCTAGCAGGATTACTGGGACGAAATCTAAATTTCAACGACAGCTTGCTCGTGCTGTAAAAAGAGCACGTTATTTGTCTTTAATACCATATACTGATCGTCATTGATTATTCTGTATACTAGAATAGTGATTTTTTGCATTATAAGGAAAATGAAAATGCGCATTATTTTATTAAATAATGTTGATAAACTTGGGAAAATAGGTGATGAAGTTACAGTAAAATCTGGATATGCCAGAAATTTTCTGATACCAAATAATCAAGCAATATTGGCTACAAAAAAGAACATAGAAATTTTTAAAGCTCAGCAGGTTGCTTCACGAGATTATATAGCAGCATCAAAAGAGAAAGCGAAGTTATGTGAAAATACTTTAAAGCAATTAGGCAGCATTATTATTCAAGCTACATCTGGAATAGAAGGTAAATTATTTGGTTCTGTTGGAGCGAGGGATATCGCCATTGAAATTACAAAAGTTTCTGGTTTTAAAATTTCTAGATCTCAAGTTAGATTACCTAATCACAGCGTGTTGAGGACAATTGGCACACATTGTGTAAAAATCCATATTTATAAAGAGATTTTTGTTTCATTAAACGTTATAATTATTAAGAAAGCTTCTGAGATTAAATAATTATTTAAATACTATTTAAGTAATATTAAAATAATAGAGTATTCTAAATATAGCTTTTTTAATTTTTAATCGGGTGCATTAGTATTTAATACAAAATGATTGTTTTTCATGATAAGTGTCGTTTATTTATTATTGCAGAATATGTTATGTGACAAATATGTACGATTTAAAAAAAATTATAAGAGTTTTATTAATACAATTTAAATTCATAGGCAGTTGAAATGATCCTGTATTGTAAAATGGTTCAGAAAATAAGTGGTATTGCACGTATAGCAGGATCAGAAATTATGAAAATTTATAATGGAAACTTAAAATTAAGTATATTTAAAAAATTTGATATGTCTCCTGTAACATGCGCTGATTTATTGTCCCATAATATTATTATAGGTGCTTTGCGTCGTTTAACACCAGATGTGCCTATATTATCAGAAGAAGATAGTACAAATTGGAAAGAATGTAGAGATAAACATTGTTATTGGTTAATAGATCCATTAGACGGAACTAAAGAATTTTTGTCCAGAAACGGTGAATTTACTGTAAATATTGCACTTATAGAACATGGTGCACCTACCATGGGGGTTGTATATTTACCTATATATGATGTTTTATATGCTGCAGATAACGGTACAGCATGGAAAATAGACAAAAAAGGAAATTGTATCAATATTTCAGTACGTGTGTCTCATTCTCCAATTATAGTAATGAGCCGCAGTCATGATAGTTATAATCAACATAAAATTTATAATTATTTTAAGAAATTTAAAGATTATAAGATTTTTTATATTGGTTCATCTTTTAAGTTTTGTTTAATAGCAGAAGGATATGCTCAGTTTTATCCGAGGTTTTCCCATACCAAAATTTGGGATACAGCCGCTGGACATGTAATTGCGGAAATGGCTGGGGCTGTGATTAATGATTGGAATGGTAATCCACTGCATTATAAAAATTTACGTCAGTCTTTTTTAAATCCGGGTTTTCACGTTTCATTACGTTCAAGTTATATAATATAATTTAAGTTATTTTATATCATAAAATAATATGAGTCTTTTTGAAATCTTTAGTATTAAAAATCCATATTTATTATGTATGAATAATTTTGATATGGTTATTCAACCAGATTTCGTGTAATATATTTCAATATATTAACTGTGTTTGACAATAATTAAACATTTTTATTTAGAAAAGATTGGATATACTTTATACAAATTTATTGATTATAGTAATTATAATTATTAATGTAGCTATTTTAAAAAAACTTAAAGTAAATGTTTTTTTAAGACAGGGACTATTTTAGTGTGATGTGATATATTTTTATATATATGATATCATATGAAAGATTTTCATTTAATTTTAATCTATTTAAAAACCCATTTATATTGAATCATCTTAAAAGATACTTAATTGGTAGATTTTGTGTTGTAATTTGTTATTTTATTCCGTTTCTATGTAATGGAAACACGCAATTACGAGTAGAAGGGTTGAATAGCACATTATATTATAATGTATGTAAAAAATTATCTGAAATTGATACTCCAATAAAATATGTAGATGAAAAATTAAAAAAAGAATTAGAAAATTTAGTTAGATTAAGTCTGCGTCCTTTAGGTTATTATTCACCTTCAGTAAGTTTTGTTTTGTTAAAGTCATTACATCAGGAACCAGAGACTTTAATTATTAAAATTCAGCCTAATATGCCAATTATTATTACTGATGTTAATATTTCTATATATGGAGCAGGAAAACAGGACGTTGATTATCAAAAAATAATAAAAGATAGTCAATTTTTTGTTGGAAAAATTTTGAATCATGATGACTATGAACAACTAAAAAATAAAATTTACAATTTAGCTCTATTTAAAGGATATTTTGATGCAAATTTTCAACATAGCCAATTAATAGTTATTCCTTCCCACTATAAGAGTATTTGGAATATAAATTTTTATAGCGGACCGCGTTATTTCTTTGAAGACATTCAATTTCAAGGCAATCAAATTAAAGAAAAGTACTTAAGAAAAATTTCTAATATAATCCCAGGTAATTATTACAGCGCAGCATCTATTATGGAGTTAAACCGTCGCTTATCTTCTACTAATTGGTTTGAATCAATATCAATTTCTTCAGATGAGCAACATTTGCAAAAAAAAAAAATAATATTAAGTATTTTGTTGGATCCCAGTCTTAAAAATATCTTTGAAACTGGGTTTGGTTATACTATTGATACAGGTCTAAGAGCTAAAATAATTTGGAAAAAACCATGGATTAATTCTTTTGGTCATAGTTTAGAAACTAATTTTAGTTTATCTGCGGTAGAGCAAGTTTTAGATTTAAATTATAAAATTCCCATTTTTTGTGATCCATTAGAGCAGTATTATTTATTGCAAAGCGGCATTGTACATATGGGTTTAAATAATGCTCCATCTAGTATTATTAATGCCAATATAGCTCGTTACTGGAAATTTTCTAATCATTGGAATAGTTCTGTTAATATACATTGGTATTTTAATAACTGTTTTGAAGATGGTAAAATGAACAAAAAAATATTAATTTATCCTGGTGTTAATATTTATCGTATTAGAAAACGGGGCGGAGCAAATCCATATTGGGGAGATAGTCAGTACTATGCGATGCATATATCGCATAATTTTTGGAAATCTCGTATAAATTTTATTGCTATACAAGCGAAGAATGTCTGGGTTAGAACTGTGTTAGATAAACATTGTTTTTTAATTAAATGGAATTTGGCCTGGATAAATACTAAAGATTTTTTATTTACTGCTGCAGTATTACGATTATTTTCTAATACGGATTACGGAATTCGTGGATATAAATATAGATCTTTGTATTCATATAAAAATGACGTTAGATGTATCGAAGAAAATATTATTAAATTAATTATTGCTACAATGGAGTATCAATTTCATATACTGAAACAGTGTTGGGGTGTTGTTTTTTTAGATGCTGGAGAAATAGCCAATAGTATTAAGCGAAAATATTTTAATGCTGGCATAGGTTGTGGTATACGTTGGAAACTGCCTGTAGGCCCAATAAAGCTAGATATAGCGACTCCATTGCTCCATAATAGAGAAGAAAAAAAAATAGATTATCAGTTTCTGCATTTGTATATCAGTTTAGGATCAGATATATGAGTTATATAAAGAAAATCTGTATGATTTTCTTATTATGTATATTGATAATATTGGGAATATTTGTGTTTTTATTAAGCACTAAGATAGGAGCATATTTGATTTTTAAAAGCATTACTTATTATATTCCTGGATTATCATTTGATACTATTTCTGGTAGTTGGGGTAAATTTAATATTACGCATGTTATATACCGAACATCAGTTAGTGTTATTAATATAGGCACATGTAGTATATCTATAAATATAAAACATATATGGAATAAAAAGATATATATTAATCATCTTTATTTAAAAGATGTTTTGATAAAGATAAAAAAAAATAACTTTATATTTCATAATTCTCAAACAAATAATACACATAATAATATTATGTCTATTGCGTTGCCTATAACACTAAATGATGTGGTTTTGCATAATGTTCATATTATATCCGATATTATCATGTTACAATTTAACAAAATAAGTACTAGTCTATCGTTTCAAAATAAATCATTAATCATATCTCCAACATGTTTTACAGAAACAATTTTAAATATTTCAAATACACATATTTCTCAAATGCAGTCTAGTATTAAAACTATACATCAATATACTAATAAATCAGTGATTCAGTCCTTGTTGGAATCTATATCGAATAAGTGTATATCAACGTTATCTATTTTAAAAATTCCTTTTAATATAGTACTTAGCGATTTAAAAGGAGAAAAATTTTATATTAACAATATCAATAAAAAAAATTATCTTATTAGAGATTTACATTTACAAATGCGTTTTTGTCAATATGACATGAATGTACAATTTCATTTTTTTTGTATAAATGGATTGTTTCACACGTCAGGTAATATAAAATTTAAAGAATATTATCCAATTGATATAATTACAAATTTTATACCATATAAAAATGGAACTGATTATTTTAGTATTATTAGTAGTAAAAATATAAAAAAAATAAATTTAATTATTACAGGGGAATTATATAAAACAATTTATATAAAGTGTAATTATTTAAATTTTCTTGCTGAATTAGAAGTATTGTTGCAAACAAATATTAAAAAAAATAATATACCAATAAGCATATCTATAATTGGAAAGAATATATCATTTCCTTATTTAAGGAAAAATCGTTTGTTCATAAAAACAATTAATTTTTATTTACAAGGTAATAAGAAAAATTATTATTTGCAGGTCACATCAGAACTATGTAATAGCAAGTTTTTGTCATCGACAAATATCATGTTATATGCTCAAGGTGATATTAATAATTGTACAATTTCCAATTGTAGAATATCTACATTAAATAGTTATTTCCATATGACTGGAGCAATTAATTGGTCAAATACTATTAATTGGGATATTAAATGTACACTAAGTAAATTCAGTATGTTTTCAAATTGGTTAAAAGATCGTGTGCAGTTATCAGGACAAATTATAACTCAAGGATTTTTGTGTAATAATGCTTGGGAGATAACAATATCTAATGTAGATCTTAAAGGATTTGTAAAAAATAATCATCTTGTATGTATAGGTTCATTATATAATAATTCTAATGGTTTATGGAAAATTCCTACTAAAAAATTAGTAATTCAATGGGGACATAGTGCATTAGAAATAAATGAATCTTTAAAAAATCATTTAATTTTTAATACTATACTTAAAATATCAAATTTTAATTTTTTTAATTCTAAGTTGAATGGAAAAATGAATGGACGATTAAAATTACACGGAACTATTAAGAATATAAAATTATCATTAAATACTGACACGGTTTTTTTAAATTGGTTAAATAAAAATATTTGCATTAATACTATAATTTTGAATGGTAATATTTTTTACAAGTCTTTTATGCAGGGTGTGATTTTTTTACAAGCAAATAATATAAAATATGGATCAATGTTTTTGTATAAATTTATCATGCAAGGCCACGGTAATTTGAAGAAGCATTTTTTTAATATGAAAATATGTGGAGATAAATTATTTGGAGATATTCAGTTATATGGTAATTTAAATGTTGTTAATAACACTTGGTGTAGCAAGATTCAAAAAACCAGCGTTATTACCCCAATAGGAACGTGGAAATTGATGAAAGATATTGTATTTACTTATCAGTATTTGATAGGAAAGATTATTGTAAGCTCCCATTATTGGGAGTTTGTAAATTGTAATATTACTATACCTAATATCTTAAAAAATAAAATAACAAATAAAATAGATACATTTTTTAATAATATTAATTTAGCACCATTAAAAATTTTATTTCCAGAATTAATAAAAATACAGAGTGTTAATGTTGTATGCACAGAGTGTTCTTGGATATTAGGTGATTTATTACCCAAAGGTACTATTTTAATTTCGGGTAAAGATTTGCAGATGAATACTAATATTCAGTCTTATAAAACCACTGTTATACCTAGTATATTTATAAAGGTTACATTGATACAGGATACATCATATTTTGCGTGGCAGATTAATTATATTGATAAAAATGATGAAAATTATGGATTTTTAGCGATAAATAATAATACATCTAATATTTCAGGGCATATAAAAATTAGAAGTATTACTTTAATACCTTTCTTTAATTCTTTGATAGTTTTAGAAAAACCCATAAATTTTACTGGATTATTAAATATAAATGTTAGTTTTAGTAGACATATGAATCATTTAATGATTAATGGTTTTGCTCAATTGCAAAATATTAACTTCAGTCTATTTACCACACCATTTATTATAAATCATAGTCAATTATTTGTTAAATTTTCAGGAGATCACGCTACATTTAATGGAGCAATATACACAGACAATGGAGATAAACTGTCTTTAAATGGTAATGTTTTTAATTTTGATTCTTTCAATAAGATTAATATTTCATTAAGAATGAAAGGAGAGCAAATAAATTTTTGTGTTTCACCAGAAATAAAGTTAAAAATTTCTCCTGATATTACATGTTTATTGGCGTCGAAAAAAATTCATGTTCAAGGAAACGTTGATATTCCTTGGGCTTATGTAAATATAAAAGAATCTGTAAAAAATGTAACAAGAATTTCTTCAGAAGAGATTATATTAGACGATCATGATCAACCAATTATTAATAATTTTAATAATTTAAAAGTTTCTGTTACTTGTAATATTACAACTTGCCTTGGTGAAACAGTGTATTTCAATGGGTTAGGTGTATCTGCGCAATTAAAAGGTAAAATAAAAATTATATTTAATGAGAAAAATCGTTTGTCTTTAACAGGTTTAGTGTATATGAAATCTGGTAATTTTCAAATTTACGGACAGTATTTAATCATAAAGAAAGGACAATTGTTGTTTTCTGGATTAATTGATCAACCATATCTTGATATTGAAGCTATTTGTGATCAATCTAATATAAATATTAGGGATAATACTGTTGTTGGTATTAGAATTACTGGTGTTTTAAATAATCCAAAATTGGAGATTTTTTCTAATTCCTCATCGTATTCATCTCAAAAATTTATTTATTTACTTGGCGATAAAAATTCAGTACCCCTTGGTAAGGACGAAAACATTGCAACATCTTTATTAATTGGAGCAAGCGTCAGAAATAGTGAAAAATTTATTGATAAAATTGGCAAAATATTAGGTGTAAAAGATTTAAAATTGAATACACATAATATTGGTTCTGATCCGTTAATTGCATTAAGTGGTTACATTGCTCCTGGGTTACAGTTTAAATACGGAATTAGTATTTTTGACTGGTCAACTATAGTAACTGTGCGTTATCTTTTATACCCGAAACTTTATTTAGAAATGACTTCCGGCAACAACCAAGCATTTGATATTTTATATAAATTTGAATTTTAATATCTTATCTTATTGTTTAAATGTATTATTAAAATTAACAAACGATAAAAATTTTAAATTTAGGATATTACATAATAGGGTAAATCTACTATATAATAACATTGTTAGCTTTTTTAAAACGATCAGCAGCATCTAGAATTATTTTTTTAGCAGTATTGGCATGTTCCCAGTTTTTGATTTTTACCCATTTTTCAGAATCTAATGCTTTGTAATTTTTAAAAAAATAGTTAATTTGTTCAAGTAATAAGTTTGGTAAATCATCAATATCTTGTATTGATGAATAAAGTTGTGATATTTTATCGTGAGGTACAGCAAAGATTTTGGAGTCTTCCCCGGATTCATCTACCATATTTAACAATCCTATAGGACGACAGAATATTATACAACCTGAAATAATGGGATACGGAGTAAGTACTATTGCATCTACTGGATCACCGTCTAGTGCTAAGGTATGATTTATATAACCGTAATTGCAAGGATAGAACATAGGTACAGATAAAAATCTATCAACAAAAATAGCACCTGTTTTTTTATCAATTTCATATTTAACGGGACTGGAATTAGCAGGAATTTCAACAACAACGTATATATCATGTGGAATATTTTTTCCCGATTTTATTTGATTTAAATACATTTATTTTCCTATTTCATAAAATGATTGTAAAATTTTTGGTATAAATCTGTATGTTAATAAACACCAAATCGATATAGTATAATTTATATACTTTAGATATACCATGTTAATGTATATAAAGAGAGTATAATTTTTTAAGTTGATAGCTGCAATAAAAAATTTTTAAAATTTGGGTAAAAATTAAACTATAAATATAAATTTAATTTAACATAAGTGAAACTTATTGAATTCTTTGAACGATATTTGTAGCTAAACTCTTTAATGCCTTTTTGTAAGGAGATGTTGGCAAAATCTTGAGACAAGATATTGCCTTATTAATTCTTATTGTCGCGCATTTTTTGGTATATTCTAAAGATCCATATTCCCGCATCGTACTAAGAATTTTATTTAATAAATGTCTATTATTTCCAGTTTTAATAGCATTTCGAATAAATGAAGCTTGTTTTGGGGTACTATGATGAATAGTATGCAACAGAGGAAGAGTTAACTTTCCTTCATTTAAATCATTTCCAATATTTTTACCCAATATAGTTTCTGATGCATCATAATCTAATAAATCGTCTATTAATTGAAAAGCAACACCTACATATCTTCCATAATTACGTAATGCTTTTTCTTGAAATATATTGGCTTTAGCTAAAATAGCAGATGCTTGAGATGCAACTTCAAATAAACGAGCTGTCTTGCTATAAATAATTTTCATATAATTATCTATAGTGATATTAGGATTATTACAATTCATTAATTGTTTTATTTCGCCCTCTGCAATTATGTTGACAGCGTCAGACATTAAAGATAGTATTCGTAAAGATTTTAATTCAGTCATCATTTGGAATGCTTTTGTATAGATAAAGTCTCCTACTAATATATTTGCAGAATTTCCGAAAATTACATTAGTAGTTATTTGTCCTCGTCTCATACAAGAATGATCTACTACATCATCATGCAATAAAGCAGCTGTATGGATAAATTCTATTAGTGCCGCGATAGTGATATGTTGTTTTTTTTTATATTGTAATGCTTTTGCGCTTAAAATAGTAATCATAGGTCGAATTTGTTTCCCTTTATTATCAATAATATATTGCGCTAGTTTATTAATTAAAGTAATTTTAGATTTTAGTCTTGTACGAATTTCTGAGTTTACATGCGCCATATCTGGAGCAATTAATTGGATAATTTGATTAATATTCATAAATTATATAGAAGTATTAACTTCTTTAAGTATTTTATTGTAAATATAAATTATATATATTTAATACTTTATATTAATTAATAGTTGTATGTATAGTTAATATATAAGAATTTATTTATTTTCTTGAGAAACATGTATTTTTAATGTATAAGAATACAAATATGAAATAATATTAAATTATAGATAAGAAATAGGCTATTATTTATGTACGCAGTTTTTCAAACCGGTAGTAAACAGTATCGTGTTTCTGTGGGAGAGGTGATTAATATAGAATTATTAAATAATAGTAATATTGGTGATCAAATTGAATTTGATAGGGTATTACTAATTAAAGGTGATAATTTTATTCATATAGGAAATCCTCTAGTAAAAACAGGACAAATTACAGCAAAAATTATAGAAGTCGGTTTATATAAAAAAATTAGTATTGTCAAGTTTCGACGTCGTAAACATTCCCGAAAATGTCTGGGACATAGACAACGTTTTACAAAAATAAAAATATTGAGTATAAATAATAAAATATAAATATATTAAAATAGGTAGGTGATAGTAATGGCGCATAAAAAAGCAGGAGGTTCTACTAGAAATGGCCGGGACTCACGTGGAAAACGTTTAGGGGTCAAGTGTTTCGGGGGGACTTTGGTATCTGCGGGAACGATAATCGTACGTCAGCGTGGCAATAAATTTCACCCGGGTAAATATGTAGGTTGCGGAAAAGATTATACTCTTTTTGCTTTACGACCTGGTAGAATATTTTTTACAAAACAAAAAACATCTGGCCGTAGATTTATAAACATAGTGTCCAATTAAACATAACATCGATGTAAGTAATTACATTTTTTGTTTAATTTTTTATGGTATGGTTTTTAACAAAAAATTGTTGTATGTATTTTGGAAAGTTTATAGATTTTTCATAAATATTATTTGTTTTGTATTCAATGAAATCATGTTATATGCAGATAGGTATAAATAAAATTTATACCCAAAAAAATAATGATTTTATGTATTCGTGATCACTATTTTATAGTAATTATATTGGATTATATATGATATATTATTAAATATTATTATTTATAAGTATTTGATGTTGTATTTTTGATATGTTTATATTTATAAAATAATTTATAATGTGATCATATATATTGTGTAATGGTTATCCTATGAAATTTATTGATATGACTGATATTACAGTGATAGCTGGTGATGGTGGAAATGGATATATAAGCGTCAAGAAAACTGGAAAGAAATTTCCTTTTTTAAAAAAATTGTATAGTAGTAATGGAGGCGATGGTGGTAATGTTTGGTTATTAGCTGATTCTAATATGAATAATTTGAGTTATTTTTGTTTTAAAAACGTTTTTAAAGCTGGTAATGGTCATGGTGGCAGTAAAAATGGATGCTCTGGAAGCAGAGGGAAAGATATTATTATTAAGGTTCCATGGGGAACAAAAGTAATTTGTCGTCAAACAAATAAATTATTAGGAGAAATGGGTCAGCATCAGCAGCGGTTAATGGTAGCTAAAGGGGGAATGCATGGATCAGGTCATATAAAGCGGCGCCATATTTCATATCATACCACATCTAATAGTATTATGGATGGAGAGAAAGGAGAATCACATAATTTATTATTAGAATTGCGATTAATAGCAGATGTGGGAGTATTTGGTTTACCTAATTCTGGTAAATCTAGTTTTTTGCACGTGGTCTCTTCAGCAAAACCGAAAGTAGCTAATTATCCATTTACCACTTTGGTTCCAAATTTAGGTGTAGTAAAGGTTAACGATTATAATAGGTTTGTTGTTGCTGATATTCCTGGTATCATAAAAGGAGCTTCTGATGGATCTGGTTTAGGTATAAGATTTTTGAAGCATTTGGAGCATTGTCATATATTATTGCATTTTGTTGATATAGCGCCTTCAGATAATTCCAATCCATTAGATAATATTATTACTATTCAAAATGAGTTGAATAATTATAAGAACGGTTTGCTTTATAAGCCTTGTTGGTTGATATTCAATAAAATAGATTTATTAGCATCATATCTAGTAAAAAAAAAAATCACATATATCATTAATACTCTAAAATGGAAAGAAAGATATTATTATATATCCTCTGTATATAAGACAAATGTTTCGGAATTATGTAATGCTATTATGAAATTTATTATGTATCGATCATAAAACTAAAATGAGTTTGTTATAATATGCATTATAATTAATGAATTAATAAATAATTTTTTCGTATTATAAATGTATATATAATTATATTACTATATTTATAGTAACAGTATATTGATGTCTTTTGATATTGTATCAAGTAAAACATTTATATACTGTAATATATAGTAGTTTCAGTATAAAATATTTAATATTTGATAAAAATGT
This sequence is a window from Candidatus Blochmannia ocreatus. Protein-coding genes within it:
- the cgtA gene encoding Obg family GTPase CgtA; the encoded protein is MKFIDMTDITVIAGDGGNGYISVKKTGKKFPFLKKLYSSNGGDGGNVWLLADSNMNNLSYFCFKNVFKAGNGHGGSKNGCSGSRGKDIIIKVPWGTKVICRQTNKLLGEMGQHQQRLMVAKGGMHGSGHIKRRHISYHTTSNSIMDGEKGESHNLLLELRLIADVGVFGLPNSGKSSFLHVVSSAKPKVANYPFTTLVPNLGVVKVNDYNRFVVADIPGIIKGASDGSGLGIRFLKHLEHCHILLHFVDIAPSDNSNPLDNIITIQNELNNYKNGLLYKPCWLIFNKIDLLASYLVKKKITYIINTLKWKERYYYISSVYKTNVSELCNAIMKFIMYRS